DNA from Rosa rugosa chromosome 6, drRosRugo1.1, whole genome shotgun sequence:
AAGTCCTCTAAGTAAATTTTGTTGATTCTCCTCCTTTAGTTTATGGGTTTGGTGATTTGGATTGGATTCTACACTAAAGTTTCAGTCTCGAATTCAATTGGGTACTTTAGCTTTTGTTCTTTGATTTCTGCTAATTTATGCAATTGGGTTATATAGCACAACAAGTTTGGCAATGCTTATGCTTTAAAGAAAGTCTGGAAAGGGGTGGAGCTAATAAGAGAGAGCTTGCCCACATTTAGCTTGGGTGTTAGTTTGTTTAGTATGTTGGGGATGTTATAGTTAGGGAATTAGTATGTAATAGTTTGGGATAAAATGAGCAATGAGATTACTGTTTTCATGCTCCTTTTTAACTCTTGACATGATTTCAGGTGATAGAGGCTCATAATGTTATGGGCTCAAGTAGGGTTGATGAAGATGCTGAACCCATTTTACAATATGGACACAGGTAGAAGCCTGTTGCTTTCAATTTCTATAATTTAAGGTCTTCAGCTGATCCAAATTGGTAGAACTGTGTTGTTAGAAGTTGAGTCTCACTTTCAGCAGGTAACATTCGCTCTTTcctcttttatgtttttgtaaTGTTGTTTTTATTCTCTAGGTTGTGCTCATCACTTATTTCGTCTCTGTTTCTGTTCTCTGATTTGTGTAAAATATATGTTATTTGATGGTTGAGTTTgcccctaatttttttttttttttgtatgtgcATGAGCTTATGCTATGGTTTTCTCTGGCCCTTTATTTATATACACATATACTGTACACACACACAATTGTAACTTGGCAGACTTGGAGACACTGAACTATGTAATTTGGATAGTGTTTTAAAATTGCAGAAATCACAAAGGTTTGCTGATATAATGCACGTGTGTttcaaaatgactcatttactTATTCGCGGCAAATGTTTTGGTCTCCATAACTTTTAAGTCTCTATAAGTTTGAATTATATCCTTTCACTGTTTTATTTATCATTTGTTTCTCATCCTGTGTAGTTGTTTGAATGTTTCTTCAGTTGAATTGTATCATCGCAAAATAGGATAATCCTTTGTTTTAATCAAAGAATAGAGAATCCGGGGATGAATCAAAGATATCTTTTATGAGAGTTGTGAACTGAAAAGATTTAGTTATATTTAAAGTTGAATAGATATAAATATTGCTTCCCCAAAAGTAGACAAATACAGTATATCTGTATATGGTATTCATCATTCATAAAATTTCTCAATGTATGAGAACTGTACATAAAAAAATTTTAACGGCAATTGACATACCACAAAAATAGCTTTTTATTCATTAGACGTCTGTGTATAAACTGTATTAATTGTTTCTCTATGCTAACTGGAACTTGCATGTATTTCTCTAACTTTTGTTTTAGATGAATTCTATTTATGGTAGTCTACTGCTTGGTCTCATGCCCTTTATAATTCTGTAGTGGTATTAAATCAATTGAAAGTAGTTTTGCTGTTTAGTATCAAGTTGCAGAAATTGAAGAAAGCAATGGTCCAGCTCTTGCTATAGTTCCACATTGTAGGCTCAAATGCTTGGGATTGAGGAAATGTAAGCTTCCTAATTTTTAAAGAATTTCCGACTGTCTGTTGAGGTACCTTATGAACTAATATCAGTTCCATTCTGCAGGTTGACAGACTAGAAGTTGGAGCATTCGTCTCTATAAGAGCAATTGGTCGCATTAATTTGCATCAAATTTGTGCAGGTGAGcaagggggggggggttgggggggggggggaagggaACTGGACTGGGATATATGATATTCTGTCATAAAGTTACTCATACATGTAATTATTCTATTACAGGGGAAGAATCACCACTGGGTTTGCCTTTGATGGGTCGATCGTTTATCACAAGGTCTTACTCTCAGTAAATTTGTACCAAGAACTATATTTAAAATGTGAAATGACTTATTGCTTCCCCCACTATAGCTTGTTTTAGTAGTCTCTATTCTCTGACAATGTGTAGGTTTGTCTTTGCAGCATTTCCAGGAAAAGAGGTTTATCATGAGCTAAATTTGATGGTTTAATGGGTTTGAGCTGTTAAACAGGCAGTACAATCTTTGCAAAGTAAGGTTCTTAAGTGGTTTATGTCATATATTCTACAGACTTTGCTGACTTCTTTTTATGTCATATATCAAACCATTTAGGGGTTCAGAAAGGTTTACTGAGATGGTTCAAAGGATATCATTTGTTTTAAAGTTTATGAGCTATGTAAcattctttatattgtttaaaTATTGTTCATTTTATGTGATGTAGTTGTCCATTGAGGAGTAGAGGAGAACGCAGACATCATGCCTATAATTAAGGTCTTTGCagaattttcttttctcatttaGTGGTTTGATTAGAATTACTGTTATTgtatattaattttaatttttttttaatttgaaatattgtcTGTCACTATTTTTCAGATTGGTgggtgtattgtatatataCAATAAATATATCAGATTGCTTTTTAGTTGTGGGACCCACAATTTGTAAGTCACCAAAAAAGTAATAGTGGCATCTTGGGTATATGTCACGGCAGCAATGGGCACCATCAATAAATGGTAACTAGAATGGTGTCTATTGCTCTTCAACACCATTGATTGGTGTCTATAAATTCAATACACACCATTGTTAATGGTGTTGTTAGGTCAGTTTTGTGGTAGTGTTACGTACTCATGTTCATACGTATTATGTGAACATATCATGACATGAAAATTTTACACATTGAATTCTTTCGTTAACTTGCTCAAGAGTATAAAGAAACTACAGGTAGCAGCTTCCAGGAACTTGTTCGATCAAGGAGAAAAACCAATTCATGAGTAGAAGATCTGTGCTAATGAACAAAGCAAGGCTATCCAGTTATTTTATAAACAAGTCAAAGTTAAGGGACTCGCATGCATCATATTGATTAATTATTATTCCTTCAATTCTTCTTTTTAGTAAGGAGATGCCTTTGTGACCCAATTAAGGAGACTACACTAATTTAAAGGATCAGTTGGACCATTCCTACTGGGAACGATTTCCTAGTTATTGGAGATCGATaagttttcttattctttctgtCTCTACGTACAACGGGAATAGGCTAGGTTTCCTCATATGTATGGGAAGAGCTAATATGTACGGGAAGACGAAGATTCCTACGCCTTAAAGGAGTAGGACTGGAGGACAAGGAGTACCAGACATCTATAAATAGAGGGACGGCTGGGCTTCTCATAGACACCAATTAGCTAATCTCACATCTAACAATTGCTTCGATCAACCTTCTCTTGGATTTCAAGATCATGGACTCCTCAGAGTGGGCAAAGCTGCCAGAGCACCTATTGGATTCAGTTTTAGAGAGATTAACATCACCATTAGATTACGTGAGGTTCAGTGCGGTTTGTATGTCATGGAATTCTGTAGCAGATGATAATCTAAGCAAACGCACAGCTCCAATGCTCTTGTCTTATACTGGTGAAGAAGAGACATGGAATTTATGGGATGTCGCGGATGATAAGGTTCTTGATTTGCAATTAGAGTTGCCGAACAAACGATTTTGTGGTTCTAGAGGATGGTTAATAACTATGGATGAGAATTTCATAGTGACTCTCATAAATCCTTTCTCTAGAGTTAATGGGAGGAGACCGAAAGAAAATTCTATTATCAACCTTCCTGCACTCTGGACCCGTGGGAAAAGGGTTAAGCAATGTGATCATGACTTCAATGTCTTCAAGGCTACAATTTCGGCGGATCCAATCTCAAATGCAAAGGATTGCATTGTTATGATCATATACGAGAAATCATGTCAACTGGCTTTTATCAGACTTAATAAAGACACTACGTGGACTTATATTGATTCACGACGTCGCATGATTGAAGATGTTCTTTATGTTGGAGATAAATTCTATGCTGTTGATTATAAAAGCCAACTCTTTTCTATTGACATTACTACTCAATTTGACGAGGAGGAAGATGTTATATTGGTTGCAGAAGAAGCATTTGAACAAGATAAGAGAGATTCAGTCAAAAATTATCTGGTGGAACTAAGTGAGAATGAACTATTGATGGTTAAGAGGTATATGTTCTTTGCTCCTGGTCAACATGCTCATTTCCGTATAACATTGAATTTCGAACTTTTCAAACATGATCACGATAATTGTGAGTGGACCAAGATAAACACTTTAGGTGATGTTGCTCTCTTCATAGGGGATAGCTCTACAATATCAGTGTTGGCCTCAAGTTCTCTTGGATATCTGCCGAACTGCATATACTTCCTACATGATTGGGATCGTCAGAGAATTGATTTTGGGAGTCGTGGTCCACGTGATTTTGGTGTGTATAACATTGAAAGCAAAAAAATTTCACGGGATGTCACCACACATGCTGCGGCTCTAATGAAGATGAGCAATCGAACACCTATTTGGACACAATGGACTGTGTTGTAGAAAGAGAGAAGAACTACTTtgagcttttttctttttctgacttttttttcctttagttTTCTTCTCTTAATTAGCTCGACTTATTCAATGGTATTTCCTAATTTTTGTAAGTATAACATTTGAAAGGCTTATATGAGTGCATTATCCGTGCATTTGAAAATGTATAAATATTTTGTTAAAAAGTACCATCAAGTCTATTCTTAATTGAGTAATTTACCGATAAGGTAAAttaaataacaaattacatataagttattgacaaaagatgacttaacaaatacatccattaaagattgaattaaacatataaggactaaatcttacaaataaggacaatgtgctctccacttgccacatgttatgagctaatttacttttttacccttaactacttcttttgacttctaatctctTTACAAGGATTATCTCTTTAcaaggattaaatcttacaaataaggacaatatgctctccaTTTGCCACATGtcttgatttaatttattttttttatttttaactacttcttttgacttttaatccctttatgtaactttttttttttagaataatcaatttatgttacttttttttctgagaataattcatttatgttactttttatttttttttcttctgagaacaatccatttatgttttttttttgtaagaacaatccgtttatgttacttttttttttttttttttttttttttttttctgagaacaatccgtttatgttactctttttttttcttgagaataatctctttatgttacttcacaaaacttcactctcctactactcttatctcatcgcctaatcctgctactgcactcatactcgtccaattctgctactgcacttgtactcgtgttctactactgcacttgtgatcgcctaatcctgctactgcactcatactcgtccagttctgctactgtactcgtcatcgcctaatcatgctactgcacttgtccaatcctgctactgtactcatactcgtccaattctgctactgcactcgtctaatcgtgctactgcactcgctgcattcatactcgtccagttcttgagaataatctctttacgttacttcacaaaacttcactctcctactactcttatctcatcgcctaatcctgctactgcactcgtccaatcctgctactgcacttgctgcactcatactcgtccagttctgctactgcactcgtctaatcctgctactgcactcgctgcactcatactcgtccagttctgctactgcactcgtcatcacctaatcctgctactgcactcgtccaatcctgctactgcactcgtccaatcctgctactgtactcatactcgtccagttctgatACTGCACTTTTTCCTACGTGCCGGAGCTTTTTTTCTCACTGGTTTTGTTCGATTATTtcttgtattatcacccttttGCACCTCCACACAATAGCCAATTTGAACCATAAACAATGAAAATCATATCATTAACATAAACAATAAACTATAAAGTAGCggatcaattcaatttgaacattAGCAGATCATATCATTGACAGTAGCCGATCATATCAAAGTAAACCACAGAACCTTAGTGATACTAAATTCATGAATCTGCTCCTCAtgtatatcaaagtaaactacaGAACCTTTGTTACGCCCGGAATCAAATTTTTCATGTTTAGTTGTTATTAAACGAGGAATGACGATTTTctatacaatttatttaagtttCGATATTTTAGGGGGGGCCCTGAAAGTTTACTTTTTGaccgggtcaaaatttgaaaattttttcttcatgaaagtcgtagaggacgttaaaccgagcgcgtgcatatttggttcgtaaaaatcggacttcatatgcaaaagttataagcgaaatacgaaagttactgtttatggtaattTGGAAAGTTACTGTGGGTAGGTCAGAAACCTACCcagccacttttctctctcttcttccccgatCTCtcactcttcctctctctcccccgcgtcggccctctcccgtttttccttgatttctccGGCATCCGGCAACCAAACGGCGCGCCACCACCCATAAAAGAACCGTCTCTTTCTCCTCTACACGTTGGTACCCGTGGGTCACGGCGATTTGGCCAGAAAACCATCAATTTTGACCAAAACCGTCACTGTAGCAGTTGTGTTCTCCAGCAAAATTCTCcattttccggccacttccAGAAGTGAAATTGATCCTATTAGGAGCGCCTCGAGTCACTGATCATCTTCCCTCAAAGCTTCTAGCTGAAATTCTCACTGTGAAAggagaatttgaaggatttccaaATCGGTGAGTTTGGAAATTGATGAAACTCGATTTAGGACAGTGGCAGTGTCGTAAATTATGATGAAACTCGAGTATTTTAGTCATTTGTCATTAAAATTGGGAATCAGGCTTGATTCATTtggcttttgggcctgggctcatgtccttatttgtataaatctttttgcaagtaggttttttgtgtttacatctttggtcatgtgctactatgtaattttctataaattaAATGGGCTCAATCTTACTATCATGTGTAAAAGTCATCAGCAGATTTTCCATGCAGACACATTGATGCCAACAAAAATGTctaaaaaattaatgaaaattacaaaattgcCACCACAACAAACTCACAAGTCagttttatttgtcttttcTCGCTCTAATCAAGTTTAGAAGACAAAGACCCTAGTTTTCAGTGTTTATCATTTGTCGCTTTATTGTTTTACTTTAACAAATAAGATAGTATAGTATCAACCCATTTTATTAACAAAAAGTAGTATGAAACTCCAAATTAGATACAGTtgttttgaggaaaaaaaaaaaaaggtataaaATAGACTCCGTACTATAAGTtcatagaaaataaaacaactaACCCTCAATAGTTATCTGTTACTGATCTCAAATAGCAAGTGACT
Protein-coding regions in this window:
- the LOC133716970 gene encoding F-box protein At4g35733-like → MDSSEWAKLPEHLLDSVLERLTSPLDYVRFSAVCMSWNSVADDNLSKRTAPMLLSYTGEEETWNLWDVADDKVLDLQLELPNKRFCGSRGWLITMDENFIVTLINPFSRVNGRRPKENSIINLPALWTRGKRVKQCDHDFNVFKATISADPISNAKDCIVMIIYEKSCQLAFIRLNKDTTWTYIDSRRRMIEDVLYVGDKFYAVDYKSQLFSIDITTQFDEEEDVILVAEEAFEQDKRDSVKNYLVELSENELLMVKRYMFFAPGQHAHFRITLNFELFKHDHDNCEWTKINTLGDVALFIGDSSTISVLASSSLGYLPNCIYFLHDWDRQRIDFGSRGPRDFGVYNIESKKISRDVTTHAAALMKMSNRTPIWTQWTVL